The genomic region TTGAACGTGAATGTTCTATTCAGCGTCGCCACCAAAAAGTAATAGAAGAAGCTCCCTCAGCGGTGGTTACCCCCGAAATACGCCAAGCTATGGGCGAAGCCGCAGTAAATGTGGCAAAGGCTTGTAATTATTATGGGGCAGGCACGGTAGAGTTTATTGCCGACGAACACCTCAATTTCTACTTTTTAGAAATGAACACTCGTTTGCAGGTAGAGCACCCCGTAACTGAGCAAATTACAGGAATAGACTTGGTAAAAGAACAAATTAAAATAGCTGAAGGCAAGGCTTTGTCACTCAAGCAAGAAGATTTGAGCATTCAGGGGCATTCTATAGAAGTAAGGGTATATGCCGAAGATCCCAAGAATAATTTCTTGCCTGACATTGGCAAACTGAGTACCTATAAAAGACCCCAAGGTGCTGGAGTAAGGGTAGACGATGGCTTTGAGCAAGGAATGGACATTCCTATTTATTATGACCCAATGATAGCCAAACTGGTGACTTATGGCAAAGACCGGGCACAGGCTATAGAGCGTATGATCAGGGCTATAGAAGAGTATCAGATTGTGGGTATTGAAACCACCTTGAGCTTTTGTCGCTTTGTGTTGCAACACGAAGCATTTACTTCGGGGAAATTTGATACAAATTTTGTGAACAAACACTTTTCTCCCGAATTACTGGATCAAAATAACTTATCAATACAAGAACAAGAAGAAGAGGCAACAGTAGCTGCGGCTATGGTCAATTTTCTGTTAAATTGTAATTATTTCATTGTTTATAACTATTTGATTTACAAATGTTTGCTATTAATTTTTCTTGCAAAAGGTCTAAAATATCCGGGTCTGAATTAAGGGTTCGCTGTATGGTAATGAACCCTTTTTTGTTAAAACCCTTCATTTGTTTTCTGATCCATTTCACCAGTTTTTGTGCGTGCAAGGCTACATAAGAAAATCGGTATAACTTGAATTCAAAACCTTTTTTGTCTTTTGTTCTGGCTTCCCCAATTTGGAGCACATGTTTGAGTAATTTGAAAAACTGTTCAATATAAGTTCTCTGAAACCAGTGTCTTCGCAAGGTTTTGGCGAAAATATGTTTACTTGTGCTATAAATAACACTTACTTTCTTTGATCCATTGAGCCGAAAAAACAGCAAAGTTACAGCTTGTTTCTTGCTACAATAATAGGCACTTATTCTCCTTTTAAAAGTGGTTTTATCTTCCTCAGGAAGCATTTTTTGACTCGCTTGATGAGCTTGCTCTGCTGGGATAAATTCTTTCTCAATCCAATCAGAGAGCTTTACCTTTTGACCCTCTATTACCACATAATGAGATTTTTTGGTTACACTGATGTAACAAAGTCCATTTTGGGCACAACTTTCTGCCAAAGCCTCATTACTATATCCATTGTCACAACTCAGGTGAAGTGTAGGAAAATCATACCCAGTTCTAGTCAGCTTTTTGCGATATTCTCCCCAGCGCCTCACAAGCTTTTGAGCTACTTTTGCTGGTTTCTGATAAGCGTTGGAGGTTTTCTTCTTGATAAAATCAAAGAAAAGTGGGTAAAATACCCCATCAATGCTCACCCCAAGGGTCAACACCCGAAAACCATACACACTTGTACCAAACTGACCACTAAAAAATTTCCCGTAGCACTCCTCAAAATCTTTCAAATGATTCTGAGAAGATAGC from Microscilla marina ATCC 23134 harbors:
- a CDS encoding acetyl-CoA carboxylase biotin carboxylase subunit, coding for MRSAREMGIKTVAIFSEADRNALHVKYADEAVCVGPPPSAASYLQIDKIIEVCKKLNVDAIHPGYGFLSENATFARRVTEADIIFIGPSPEAIEVMGSKLAAKEAVSKYDIPMVPGTPKAITDIEAAKVKAKEIGYPILIKASAGGGGKGMRVVENPADFEEQMNRAVSEAVSAFGDGAVFIEKYITSPKHIEIQVLGDTQGNVIHLFERECSIQRRHQKVIEEAPSAVVTPEIRQAMGEAAVNVAKACNYYGAGTVEFIADEHLNFYFLEMNTRLQVEHPVTEQITGIDLVKEQIKIAEGKALSLKQEDLSIQGHSIEVRVYAEDPKNNFLPDIGKLSTYKRPQGAGVRVDDGFEQGMDIPIYYDPMIAKLVTYGKDRAQAIERMIRAIEEYQIVGIETTLSFCRFVLQHEAFTSGKFDTNFVNKHFSPELLDQNNLSIQEQEEEATVAAAMVNFLLNCNYFIVYNYLIYKCLLLIFLAKGLKYPGLN